The Engystomops pustulosus chromosome 4, aEngPut4.maternal, whole genome shotgun sequence genome contains a region encoding:
- the SLC25A37 gene encoding mitoferrin-1 isoform X1: MELRSPGLSMEAREGVPALPGEGDEYESLPEGVSPLTHMTAGAVAGVLEHTVMYPVDSVKTRMQSLQPDPNAQYRGVMEALRRMIRSEGLLTPLRGINVTMLGAGPAHALYFACYEKMKTTIGGMINHVGNSHVANGVAGSLATVLHDAVMNPAEVVKQRMQMYNSPYRSMLHCIRTVSRTEGVGAFYRSYSTQLFMNIPFQAIHFIMYEFTQEQLNPQRQYHPGSHIVSGAIAGAVAAAATTPLDVCKTLLNTQENMALSSVNISGHLSGMANAIRTVYQLGGMAGYFKGVQARVIYQMPSTAIAWSVYEFFKYFLSKNKH; the protein is encoded by the exons ATGGAGCTGCGGAGCCCTGGTCTCTCAATGGAAGCAAGGGAGGGAGTTCCCGCCCTGCCCGGGGAAGGGGATGAATACGAGAGCCTGCCGGAGGGAGTCTCGCCGCTGACGCACATGACGGCTGGTGCTGTGGCAGGAGTCCTGGAGCACACGGTCATGTATCCGGTGGACTCGGTCAAG aCCAGAATGCAGAGTTTGCAGCCAGATCCCAACGCCCAGTACCGAGGAGTCATGGAGGCTTTGAGGAGGATGATCCGCAGTGAAGGGCTGCTGACCCCTTTGCGAGGCATCAATGTGACCATGTTGGGAGCGGGCCCGGCACATGCTCTGTACTTCGCCTGCTATGAGAAGATGAAGACCACCATAGGGGGCATGATTAATCACGTCGGCAACAGTCACGTGGCTAACG GGGTGGCAGGAAGTCTGGCCACGGTGCTGCACGATGCTGTCATGAACCCTGCGGAAG TGGTGAAGCAGAGGATGCAGATGTACAACTCCCCCTACAGGAGCATGCTGCATTGCATCCGCACTGTGAGCAGGACGGAGGGTGTGGGGGCCTTCTATCGGAGTTACAGCACCCAGCTCTTCATGAACATCCCCTTTCAAGCCATTCACTTCATCATGTATGAGTTCACCCAAGAACAGCTGAACCCGCAGCGGCAGTACCACCCCGGCTCTCACATAGTGTCCGGAGCCATCGCCGGGGCCGTGGCCGCCGCAGCCACCACTCCCCTGGACGTGTGCAAGACCTTACTAAACACGCAAGAGAACATGGCCCTCAGCTCCGTCAACATCAGCGGACATCTATCGGGCATGGCCAACGCCATCAGGACGGTCTACCAACTTGGGGGCATGGCGGGCTATTTCAAGGGTGTACAAGCCCGGGTCATATACCAGATGCCTTCCACGGCCATTGCGTGGTCCGTGTATGAATTCTTCAAGTACTTTCTGAGCAAGAACAAACATTag
- the SLC25A37 gene encoding mitoferrin-1 isoform X2: MQSLQPDPNAQYRGVMEALRRMIRSEGLLTPLRGINVTMLGAGPAHALYFACYEKMKTTIGGMINHVGNSHVANGVAGSLATVLHDAVMNPAEVVKQRMQMYNSPYRSMLHCIRTVSRTEGVGAFYRSYSTQLFMNIPFQAIHFIMYEFTQEQLNPQRQYHPGSHIVSGAIAGAVAAAATTPLDVCKTLLNTQENMALSSVNISGHLSGMANAIRTVYQLGGMAGYFKGVQARVIYQMPSTAIAWSVYEFFKYFLSKNKH, from the exons ATGCAGAGTTTGCAGCCAGATCCCAACGCCCAGTACCGAGGAGTCATGGAGGCTTTGAGGAGGATGATCCGCAGTGAAGGGCTGCTGACCCCTTTGCGAGGCATCAATGTGACCATGTTGGGAGCGGGCCCGGCACATGCTCTGTACTTCGCCTGCTATGAGAAGATGAAGACCACCATAGGGGGCATGATTAATCACGTCGGCAACAGTCACGTGGCTAACG GGGTGGCAGGAAGTCTGGCCACGGTGCTGCACGATGCTGTCATGAACCCTGCGGAAG TGGTGAAGCAGAGGATGCAGATGTACAACTCCCCCTACAGGAGCATGCTGCATTGCATCCGCACTGTGAGCAGGACGGAGGGTGTGGGGGCCTTCTATCGGAGTTACAGCACCCAGCTCTTCATGAACATCCCCTTTCAAGCCATTCACTTCATCATGTATGAGTTCACCCAAGAACAGCTGAACCCGCAGCGGCAGTACCACCCCGGCTCTCACATAGTGTCCGGAGCCATCGCCGGGGCCGTGGCCGCCGCAGCCACCACTCCCCTGGACGTGTGCAAGACCTTACTAAACACGCAAGAGAACATGGCCCTCAGCTCCGTCAACATCAGCGGACATCTATCGGGCATGGCCAACGCCATCAGGACGGTCTACCAACTTGGGGGCATGGCGGGCTATTTCAAGGGTGTACAAGCCCGGGTCATATACCAGATGCCTTCCACGGCCATTGCGTGGTCCGTGTATGAATTCTTCAAGTACTTTCTGAGCAAGAACAAACATTag